From Streptomyces durmitorensis, a single genomic window includes:
- a CDS encoding S1 family peptidase — MNKPLVAACFSALLLGATAAPATAVSDERPAKAKAVDFAGTVALSNCSGSVVRVADSKPDDPALVMSNGHCLEAGFPAPGEVVLDKPSSRSFTLLDSSGGDAGTVKASKIAYGTMTDTDLSLYELTSTYSEIESEFGIKALELNAAHPEQGKAITVASGYWKKMYKCSIDGFAYRLKEGNWTWKDSVRYTPDCQTIGGTSGSPVIDDATGKVVAVNNTGNESGEECTDNNPCEVDESGKVTVRKGINYAQQTYGIVPCVAPGNKIDLSREGCALPKP, encoded by the coding sequence ATGAACAAGCCTCTCGTCGCCGCGTGCTTCTCCGCCCTGCTCCTCGGAGCGACGGCGGCGCCCGCGACGGCCGTCAGCGACGAACGGCCCGCCAAGGCCAAGGCAGTTGACTTCGCGGGCACCGTGGCGCTGAGCAACTGTTCCGGCTCCGTCGTCCGCGTGGCGGACTCGAAGCCGGACGACCCCGCGCTCGTGATGTCCAACGGCCACTGCCTGGAGGCAGGCTTCCCGGCGCCCGGTGAGGTCGTCCTCGACAAGCCGTCGTCGCGCAGCTTCACCCTCCTCGACTCCAGCGGCGGTGACGCCGGCACGGTCAAGGCGAGCAAGATCGCCTACGGCACGATGACGGACACGGACCTCTCGCTCTACGAACTCACCAGCACCTACAGCGAGATCGAGAGCGAGTTCGGCATCAAGGCCCTTGAGCTGAACGCGGCGCACCCGGAGCAGGGCAAGGCGATCACCGTCGCCTCCGGCTACTGGAAGAAGATGTACAAGTGCAGCATCGACGGCTTCGCCTACCGCCTCAAGGAGGGGAACTGGACCTGGAAGGACTCGGTCCGCTACACCCCCGACTGCCAGACCATCGGCGGCACTTCGGGCTCCCCGGTGATCGATGACGCGACCGGCAAAGTCGTCGCCGTCAACAACACCGGCAACGAGAGCGGCGAGGAGTGCACGGACAACAACCCGTGCGAGGTCGACGAGAGCGGCAAGGTGACGGTCCGCAAGGGCATCAACTACGCGCAGCAGACGTACGGGATCGTGCCGTGCGTGGCACCCGGCAACAAGATCGACCTGAGCCGTGAGGGCTGCGCGCTCCCCAAGCCGTAA
- a CDS encoding pyridoxal phosphate-dependent aminotransferase gives MQVIQSTKLANVCYEIRGPVLEEAMRLEAAGHRILKLNTGNPAAFGFECPPEILEDVLRNVGDAHGYGDAKGLLAARRAVVMHNQTLGIETDVEHVFIGNGVSELIVMAMQGLLDDGDEVLVPAPDYPLWTAAVSLSGGTAVHYRCDEQADWMPDLADIERKVTDRTKALVIINPNNPTGAVYSEDMLRGLTDIARRHNLLVCSDEIYDKILYDDAVHTPTAAIAPDLLTLTFNGMSKAYRVAGYRVGWVAISGPKAHASSYIEGLTILANMRLCANMPGQHGVVAALSGRQTINDLVLPGGRLVEQRDTAYDLLTQIPGVSCVKPKGSLYLFPRLDPKVFKIKDDRQMVLDLLRAEKIMVVHGTGFNWPEPDHFRVVTLPTTTDLTEAVTRIGNFLDGYSQP, from the coding sequence ATGCAGGTCATCCAGTCGACGAAGCTCGCCAACGTCTGTTACGAGATCCGGGGCCCGGTGCTCGAGGAGGCGATGCGGCTGGAAGCTGCGGGCCACCGCATCCTCAAGCTCAACACCGGCAACCCCGCGGCCTTCGGGTTCGAGTGCCCTCCCGAGATCCTGGAGGACGTCCTCCGCAACGTCGGCGACGCGCACGGATACGGGGACGCGAAGGGCCTGCTCGCCGCCCGCCGCGCGGTGGTCATGCACAACCAGACCCTGGGCATCGAGACGGACGTCGAGCACGTCTTCATCGGCAACGGCGTCTCCGAGCTCATCGTCATGGCCATGCAGGGCCTGCTCGACGACGGCGACGAGGTACTCGTACCGGCGCCGGACTATCCGCTGTGGACGGCCGCGGTCTCGCTCTCCGGCGGCACGGCCGTGCACTACCGCTGCGACGAGCAGGCGGACTGGATGCCGGACCTCGCCGACATCGAGCGCAAGGTGACCGACCGCACCAAGGCGCTCGTGATCATCAACCCGAACAATCCGACGGGCGCCGTGTACAGCGAGGACATGCTGCGCGGCCTCACCGACATCGCACGGCGCCACAATCTCCTGGTCTGCTCGGACGAGATCTACGACAAGATCCTCTACGACGACGCGGTCCACACCCCCACCGCCGCCATCGCCCCCGACCTGCTCACCCTCACCTTCAACGGCATGTCGAAGGCGTACCGCGTGGCCGGTTACCGCGTCGGCTGGGTGGCGATCTCCGGGCCGAAGGCGCACGCGTCCTCGTACATCGAGGGCCTGACGATCCTCGCGAACATGCGCCTGTGCGCGAACATGCCCGGCCAGCACGGCGTGGTCGCGGCGCTCAGCGGACGGCAGACCATCAACGACCTCGTCCTGCCGGGCGGGCGCCTGGTGGAGCAGCGCGACACCGCGTACGACCTGCTTACGCAGATCCCCGGCGTGAGCTGCGTGAAGCCCAAGGGGTCGCTCTACCTCTTCCCGCGGCTCGACCCGAAGGTCTTCAAGATCAAGGACGACCGCCAGATGGTGCTCGACCTGCTCCGCGCCGAGAAGATCATGGTCGTCCACGGCACGGGCTTCAACTGGCCGGAGCCGGATCACTTCCGGGTGGTCACGCTGCCCACGACGACGGATCTGACCGAGGCCGTCACCCGGATCGGGAACTTCCTGGACGGCTACAGCCAGCCCTAG
- a CDS encoding Ig-like domain repeat protein yields the protein MTGAALAVVLGSAGLVAVGTPAAYAATPSDEAAKLPISTFGAMVVDNAHERVYVTDGRKSSGASQVWVYNFEGQRVGSLATDQPASGMALSADGATLNVSVSNRIVAFDTATQTKSGASYTPYDVECGRDVAVAGGKTWFTETPYTGSYCDRPDNAADLYGVKDTSFVNTGWSSQGRLRLEAGPEAPDRLVMGQAGAGNEANAFLTTFDASGETLVRGPQRRFADAEGKGALDLKDIAQSADGKRIAVADAAYGTRLLDAADLSDAPAAYQPLAEGAKASAVAFSGDGKYVARGAVASGSTSDLLIQPADPADGTTPIEFAFEGELDGSRVVPQGLGWAKDGSRLFAVTSDGGSSHWLHVIKPPAAQYDSRFSGTLSTTPAKPVVGEPLGIRGKLELDGPAPAEPVKVEAVRKDADGTTDVAAAKVAADGSFTVLDVPDRLGEATYTLRFLGDVTHRPAEDVTVTVDVAKAATAIELTAPAEATRAGGVEITGKLTGQGRALPSGISLKVTRTDRFGTTGELTSASVAADGTFKVRDLPSKRGRTVYAVSYEGDALHTGSSAEATVRVIS from the coding sequence GTGACGGGCGCCGCGCTCGCGGTGGTGCTCGGCTCGGCGGGCCTCGTCGCCGTCGGCACACCCGCCGCGTACGCCGCCACGCCCTCGGACGAGGCGGCCAAGCTGCCGATCTCCACGTTCGGGGCGATGGTGGTCGACAACGCGCACGAGCGTGTCTATGTCACCGACGGACGAAAGAGCAGCGGCGCCAGCCAGGTCTGGGTCTACAACTTCGAGGGCCAGCGGGTGGGTTCACTCGCCACCGACCAGCCGGCCTCCGGCATGGCGCTCAGCGCGGACGGCGCGACGCTGAACGTGTCGGTGTCCAACCGGATCGTGGCGTTCGACACGGCGACGCAGACCAAGAGCGGCGCGTCCTACACGCCCTACGACGTCGAGTGCGGCCGGGACGTGGCCGTGGCGGGCGGCAAGACGTGGTTCACGGAGACGCCGTACACCGGCTCGTACTGCGACCGGCCCGACAACGCCGCGGACCTGTACGGCGTCAAGGACACATCGTTCGTCAACACCGGCTGGAGCAGCCAGGGACGGCTGAGGCTGGAGGCCGGCCCAGAGGCGCCCGACCGGCTCGTGATGGGGCAGGCGGGCGCGGGCAACGAGGCCAACGCGTTCCTCACCACCTTCGACGCGAGCGGCGAGACCCTGGTGCGCGGGCCCCAGCGGCGCTTCGCGGACGCCGAGGGCAAGGGCGCCCTGGACCTGAAGGACATCGCCCAGAGCGCCGACGGCAAGCGGATCGCCGTCGCGGACGCCGCGTACGGCACCCGGCTGCTCGACGCCGCCGATCTGTCGGACGCCCCGGCGGCGTACCAGCCCCTGGCCGAGGGCGCGAAGGCGTCGGCGGTGGCGTTCAGCGGCGACGGGAAGTACGTGGCGCGGGGCGCGGTCGCGTCCGGCAGCACCTCCGATCTGCTGATCCAGCCCGCCGACCCGGCGGACGGCACCACCCCGATCGAGTTCGCCTTCGAGGGGGAGCTCGACGGCTCGCGGGTCGTGCCGCAGGGCCTTGGCTGGGCCAAGGACGGCTCGCGGCTCTTCGCGGTGACCTCGGACGGCGGCAGCAGCCACTGGCTGCACGTCATCAAGCCGCCGGCGGCCCAGTACGACTCGCGCTTCTCGGGCACGCTCAGCACCACGCCCGCTAAGCCCGTGGTCGGTGAACCCCTCGGTATCCGCGGCAAGTTGGAGCTGGACGGGCCCGCGCCCGCGGAGCCGGTGAAGGTGGAGGCGGTCCGCAAGGACGCGGACGGCACGACGGACGTGGCGGCGGCCAAGGTCGCGGCGGACGGCAGCTTCACCGTCCTGGACGTGCCGGACCGGCTGGGCGAGGCGACGTACACGCTGCGGTTCCTCGGCGATGTCACGCACCGCCCCGCCGAGGACGTCACGGTCACCGTGGACGTCGCGAAGGCGGCCACGGCGATCGAGCTGACGGCGCCCGCCGAGGCGACGCGCGCGGGCGGCGTCGAGATCACCGGCAAGCTGACCGGGCAGGGGCGTGCGCTGCCGTCCGGGATCAGCTTGAAGGTGACGCGGACCGACCGGTTCGGCACGACGGGCGAGCTGACCTCGGCATCGGTCGCGGCCGACGGCACGTTCAAGGTCAGGGACCTGCCGAGCAAGAGGGGCAGGACGGTCTACGCGGTGAGCTACGAGGGCGACGCGCTGCACACGGGCTCGTCGGCCGAGGCGACGGTACGGGTGATCAGCTAG